In Streptomyces sp. HUAS ZL42, the DNA window CCGCTGGTCGAAGGCGATCGGTGTGGTGTCGGTGGCGTGGGTCGGCGTGATCACGGTGCTGTTCATGCTGCCCCAGGTCTCCCCCGTCACGTGGGAGACCTTCAACTACGCCCCGGTCGCCGTCCTGGTCGTCCTCGGCTTCGCGGCGATCTGGTGGCTGGCCTCGGCCCGGAAGTGGTTCCTCAACCCCGACCACGAACGCACCCGCGCCCGCGAGGCGGCCCGCAAGGGCGCACCCGAACCGGTCGATCCCTGACGTTCCCGCCCTGTCACCCCCCTGACGCGGCCGTGTCCACCGATACCCGATCGGAGAGACGGCCGCGTCCGGCTATGCTCGGGGAGGCAACATCGCCTGGGCCCTTAGCTCAATTGGCAGAGCAGTGGACTTTTAATCCATTGGTTGTGGGTTCGAGTCCCACAGGGCCTACGGAAGAGCCCCCGCACCAGATGGTTCTGGTGCGGGGGCTCAGGCGTTCTCCAGGGCCGCGGCCGTCCCGTCAGTGGTATTGGCCGACCTCGTAGTCGCCGGCGGGCTGCTGGGTGATGACGTTTCCGCGGTTGAAGGCGTTGATGACGGCGATCTGGGTCACCAAGGCGGCGAGCTGGTCCTCGTCGTAGTGCTTGGCGGCGTTGGCCCACACCTCGTCCGAGACGCCGCCGGCCGCGTCCGCGAGGCGCGTGCCCTCCTCGGTCAGCTCCAGGGCGGCGCGCTCGGCCTCGCTGAAGACCTTGGCCTCGCGCCAGGCAGCGACCAGGTTGATGCGCACCGCGCTCTCCCCGGCGTGCGCGAGTTCCTTGGTGTGCATGTCGATGCATCCGGCGCAGCCGTTGATCTGGCTGGCGCGGAGGTTGACCAG includes these proteins:
- a CDS encoding carboxymuconolactone decarboxylase family protein; translated protein: MEARLNLMAIPVAAKAFKHIAAASRALGESTLPFATRELVNLRASQINGCAGCIDMHTKELAHAGESAVRINLVAAWREAKVFSEAERAALELTEEGTRLADAAGGVSDEVWANAAKHYDEDQLAALVTQIAVINAFNRGNVITQQPAGDYEVGQYH